GCTGATTGATACTCGTACGGATCGCTCGATGCGAACTCGGCCAGGCCCGGATCCACCAGCGCCCAAAAGAGCCGACTGCCGGTGTCGTCCCCAAAGATCGTCGTCAACAAGCGTGCGGCAAAGCGATCTTCGTCTTCCGAAGCGGGGCAAGAGGCCAATTGAATCAGGTACTGCTGGGCGGCGGTCTCCTTGCAGACAACTTCAAACCCGTCGTTACCTACCGGGCGGGACAGATCACGCGACGTATCGAATCGCTCCCAGTCGCCGCAGTGCCGCTTGGCTTGTTCGACCAGGGCGTCAAAGTCGACCCGGCCCGACGCCGCCAAGACGATGTTGTGCGGGCTGTAGCGGCGCTCAAAATAGTGCATCATCTGCTCGGCCGTCAAAGCGCCGACCGTTTCGGCCGTGCCCAGCACGCTGTTCCCCAGCGGATGCTTGCCGAAGAACGAGGCCATGATCCGTTCGTGACCGCCAAACGGAGGCTGGTCGTCGTACTTCATGATCTCTTCCAAGATCACCTGCTTCTCGGTCTCAAAGTCGGCGACGCGCAGCGACGGCCGCATGATGTCGGCCAGCAGGTCGATCACCTGCTCTTGCAGCTCTGGCAGGACGACGGCGTAGTAAACGGTCTGCTCTTCGCTGGTATAGGCGTTGGCCTGCGAGCCCATTTCGTCAAGCTCGCGATTGACGTCGAAGGCCGAACGGCCCGGCGTTCCCTTGAACACCATGTGCTCGAGAAAATGGCTGACGCCGGCGATTTCAGGCGTTTCGTCGCGCGATCCCGTTTTGACGAAAAACGCCGAAGCGAGAGAGTAAGCGTTGGGATTAATCTCGGCGACGATCTCTAGACCGTTGTCGAGAACTTCATGACGAAACTGCAACGGGAATCTCCAATTTCTCAGCGCCGACCGTCGTGAAGCGAAAGTCGTGCGGCGGGTTGTCTTGCAAATAGCGGTTAATGGCGTCGCAGCTCAGACCATCCAAGATCGAGGTCAATTCGTCCACCGTGCGAATCCGGCCCAAGTGACGCCAATCGCTGGCCAGCGACGACGCCCGCGACGAACTTGACTCTTGCTGCATTACCAGCGAGCTTTTGATGCGGGCCTTCAGCCGCGTCAGTTCGCTCTCTTCGATCCCTTCGCGGATCCGGACCAACTCGCCGACCAACACGTCGAGCGTTTCTTGCGCCCGCTCGGTACTGGTGCCGGAGTAACAGAGGACGCTCCCCCGATCGAGCAAGGTGTGCATCGTCGCGAAGACGGTGTAACAAAGTCCGCGATTCTCACGCACTTCGGTAAACAGACGCGAGCTCATCCCGTCGCTCAGCACGCCCACCGCCGCCCGCGCCAGGAAGTAGTCGGCATGGCTATACGGGATCGACTGGAAGCCGACGCCGATATGGGTCTGGCTCGATTCGAACGGGATGTGACGATAGATTCCTTCGGGCGGGGTTTCGACGATCAGCGGCTCTTTCGCCTCTTTCCACTCGCCAAACAAGCGAACGACGTCGTCGCGGGTCGCTTGCCAGTCGACATTGCCGGCAATCGCCAGGATTGTGCCGTTGGGGCGATAATGCGTCTCGAAGTGGGACTTCGCGGTCGCGGCGGTCAGGCCGGTCACGCTTTTCACGTCGCCATACGATGCTCGGCCCCACGGATCGTGGTACATCTGCTTACGAAGCTGCAGCATCGACTGCTGATAGAGATCGTCTTCCAGCGCACGCAGCTCTTGCAGGCAAACCGCCTGCGACTCGTCGAACTCGTCTTCCGGCAGATGCGGCTCTTGCACCAGATCCGAGTAGATGGCCAGCGTGCGGGTCAAATTCTCGGCCAGCACAGCGCCGCCAAAGCTGGTGTGCGAAGTCGAGACTCCGGCGCCGCGCGAGACCCCCAGATTATCAAGATCTTCGATAAAGCGCCGGCTGTCGCGATTGCCGCAACCGCGCTGCACCCAGTCGCACAGCAGATTACTGACGCCCAGTTCCGACATCTTGTCCGAGGCGCTACCAGCAGGCGTGAGCAACGCGAACGCGGCCGACTCGAGCCACGGCATTTGCTCGACCACCAGCGTCATGCCGTTGGCCAGGGTTTCGTGATGGATCTTGGTCGAATCGCTCGAAGTCATACGCATTCCGCGGGACAGGGAAAACAAGCCCCATATTAGAGACGGAACCTGGGAATTGGACAACCTGGAGTGGGAAAAGACGCGGTTGGCGGAAATGTCAAATGTCTAAGCACGAATGTCCAATGCCGGAGAATTTGACTCTTCATTCGACATTTGGCCTCAGCAGTCCGTTGATTTTCTCGATGGACTGCGTGATCGCAGGGATGCGATCCCAAAATAGCGACGTAAGTCGTTATTTTGCGAGCCGCGAAGAGTTACGCTCTGAGCCTGGCGAGGTCGAAAAATGCCACGATGGCATTTTTCAACAGGCAGTTAGACATTCGTCATTGGCGGCCTCGCCGACGGCAAACCCTGCTCCGGCGCTAGGAACAGGCCGCCTCGACGGCTTTATAGACGGTGCGGGAAATTCGGAAGCCCAAGCGCTCATACAACCGAATCGCCCCTTCGTTTTGGGCGGTCACTTCTAAAAACGCGTACTGCAAACCGTCGTCGTAGAATCCCTGTAGCGCTTTCAGCAGCAAGCTGCCGCCAAGTCCGGCGCCGCGATGTTCAGGCACCACGCCCAGATTTTGGATCGAGCCGAGTCCCGAGCGGTCGACGACTCCTTGTACGGTGCCGACCGGGATCATCACGCCGGCCGTCTTGTCTTCGTATTCGGCCAGCCAGGTCGCGCCAGGGATGAATCCGTCACGATGCGAAATCTCGGTCATCAGGCGCCGGCAACCTTCGAGATCCCCCAAGCAGGGAAAGACATTGGCGTCGATTTCCCAGCGAAAGCTTTCGAACTTGCTGGTCGCATGCGCGGCCACCAGATCGGCGCGCCACGAGGTAAACCGATACCTTGGCGGCGGCGAAATCGGCTGAGCCGGCACCTCAGCCAGATCGATTTCCATTCGGTAACGTTTGAAGTACGTCAGAGTCACCGGCTCTACTACGTCAGTCGAAGCGTAGCGTCGAATTTGAGGATTCATCTCGGTCATCGTCCATCGAAGCGTTCTAGCAATTTATCCCGCTCGCTCCCTGGGGTCAATTTTCGACCCCGCTAGCACACCCGGACGAGACTACCTTTGTGGCTGACGATTACAGCGATTCCTCCGCTGAAACCCGCTGGAATTCCCCGAGAAAGGAATTGACGCCGTCGCCGACCGCCTCCTATACTTTTTGATGAATCAAAAAGTCCTTTCTGTGGATCAAAAACAATGCGAGGGCTTTCTGCGTCAGCGGCGATTCTGTTGGCGTTAACGTCGTATTCACTCGTTTTAGCGGACGAGCCAAAGCCGTTGGTCGTATGTTCCACCACGCAGGTGGCCGATTTCGCTCGCCAGGTCGTGGGGGACCGGATGGAAGTCCGTTCGATCCTGGCTGCCGGCCAAGATCCGCACGTCTACGAAATCAAACCGAATGACGCGGCTCTGGTTTCGCGGGCCCTGCTCTGCTTTGACAATGGCTGGCAC
The Blastopirellula retiformator DNA segment above includes these coding regions:
- a CDS encoding M16 family metallopeptidase, whose amino-acid sequence is MQFRHEVLDNGLEIVAEINPNAYSLASAFFVKTGSRDETPEIAGVSHFLEHMVFKGTPGRSAFDVNRELDEMGSQANAYTSEEQTVYYAVVLPELQEQVIDLLADIMRPSLRVADFETEKQVILEEIMKYDDQPPFGGHERIMASFFGKHPLGNSVLGTAETVGALTAEQMMHYFERRYSPHNIVLAASGRVDFDALVEQAKRHCGDWERFDTSRDLSRPVGNDGFEVVCKETAAQQYLIQLASCPASEDEDRFAARLLTTIFGDDTGSRLFWALVDPGLAEFASSDPYEYQSAGVFMNYLCCSPDDAASNLAILNEEVAKLEKEGVSQAELDQAKNKVCSSTVLRSERPSSRLFSVGNGWIQRGKYSTVAESVAAYKSVTLDDVHAVLTKYPLSKANTLAIGPLAELAQ
- a CDS encoding M16 family metallopeptidase, which codes for MTSSDSTKIHHETLANGMTLVVEQMPWLESAAFALLTPAGSASDKMSELGVSNLLCDWVQRGCGNRDSRRFIEDLDNLGVSRGAGVSTSHTSFGGAVLAENLTRTLAIYSDLVQEPHLPEDEFDESQAVCLQELRALEDDLYQQSMLQLRKQMYHDPWGRASYGDVKSVTGLTAATAKSHFETHYRPNGTILAIAGNVDWQATRDDVVRLFGEWKEAKEPLIVETPPEGIYRHIPFESSQTHIGVGFQSIPYSHADYFLARAAVGVLSDGMSSRLFTEVRENRGLCYTVFATMHTLLDRGSVLCYSGTSTERAQETLDVLVGELVRIREGIEESELTRLKARIKSSLVMQQESSSSRASSLASDWRHLGRIRTVDELTSILDGLSCDAINRYLQDNPPHDFRFTTVGAEKLEIPVAVSS
- a CDS encoding GNAT family N-acetyltransferase encodes the protein MNPQIRRYASTDVVEPVTLTYFKRYRMEIDLAEVPAQPISPPPRYRFTSWRADLVAAHATSKFESFRWEIDANVFPCLGDLEGCRRLMTEISHRDGFIPGATWLAEYEDKTAGVMIPVGTVQGVVDRSGLGSIQNLGVVPEHRGAGLGGSLLLKALQGFYDDGLQYAFLEVTAQNEGAIRLYERLGFRISRTVYKAVEAACS